A stretch of Chitinophaga caeni DNA encodes these proteins:
- a CDS encoding glycosyltransferase family 2 protein, with translation MLNNKKIVVVLPAYNAALTLEKTYREIPMDIVDEVVLVDDASKDDTVQAAEAIGIRHIVRHDKNKGYGGNQKSCYNKALSLGADIVIMLHPDYQYTPKLIGAMSSIISNDVYPVVFGSRILGKGALKGGMPLYKYFFNRMLTFSQNVLIGQKLSEYHTGYRAFSAEVLRDIDYMANSDDFVFDNEMASQIFMKGYEIAEVTCPTKYFEEASSINFKRSSIYGLGVLRVSLQHRLHKWGLIKSKIY, from the coding sequence ATGCTGAACAACAAAAAAATAGTAGTGGTTTTACCTGCTTACAATGCTGCCTTGACGCTTGAAAAAACTTACCGCGAAATCCCGATGGACATCGTTGACGAGGTTGTACTTGTTGATGATGCCAGTAAAGATGACACTGTGCAGGCTGCCGAAGCGATCGGTATTCGCCATATAGTTCGGCATGACAAGAATAAGGGCTACGGTGGCAACCAGAAATCCTGCTATAATAAAGCCTTGTCTTTAGGGGCCGATATCGTCATCATGCTGCACCCGGATTATCAATATACCCCGAAATTAATCGGCGCCATGAGTAGCATTATTTCTAATGATGTTTATCCCGTTGTATTCGGTAGCCGGATTTTGGGAAAAGGTGCATTGAAAGGCGGTATGCCTTTGTATAAATATTTCTTCAACCGGATGTTGACTTTCAGCCAGAATGTGCTGATCGGTCAAAAGCTGAGCGAGTACCATACAGGATACAGGGCATTTTCGGCCGAGGTGCTGAGAGATATTGATTACATGGCCAATAGCGATGATTTTGTCTTCGATAACGAAATGGCCTCGCAAATTTTTATGAAAGGCTACGAAATCGCGGAAGTAACCTGCCCCACCAAGTATTTTGAGGAAGCGAGCAGTATCAACTTTAAGAGAAGTAGCATCTATGGATTGGGTGTGCTCCGGGTTTCCTTGCAACACCGTTTGCATAAATGGGGACTTATAAAATCCAAGATTTATTAA
- a CDS encoding O-methyltransferase — MSVQQQFKLARKFIKYSLTSGNRHDVHSPFIYKLADELLRDKKFKPAYAPVEALRGQLLSDNTILEVTDLGAGSLTGAHKQRKISDIVKSAAKPAKYGQLFYRMIRELDLKNILELGTSMGISTSYMASTNPQTQVYTIEGCPNIAARARANFEQLGLENIHSYVGNFDEVLDDVLQDMTALDFVYIDGNHRKLPTIEYYKKCLEKAHDQTVFIFDDIHWTDDMEAAWQVIQDHPQTMVTVDLFFIGMVFLQKDFKHKQHYILKY; from the coding sequence ATGAGTGTTCAGCAACAGTTTAAATTAGCAAGAAAATTTATCAAGTATTCATTGACATCTGGTAACCGCCATGATGTGCATTCCCCGTTTATTTATAAGCTGGCGGATGAATTGCTCCGCGATAAGAAGTTTAAACCGGCATATGCCCCGGTAGAGGCATTGCGCGGGCAATTATTAAGTGATAATACCATCCTCGAAGTAACGGATTTAGGTGCCGGTTCCTTAACCGGTGCACATAAGCAACGCAAGATTAGCGATATCGTGAAAAGCGCCGCGAAACCTGCAAAATACGGGCAGCTATTTTACCGCATGATCCGTGAGCTGGATTTAAAGAACATACTCGAACTGGGCACCTCGATGGGTATCTCTACTTCCTATATGGCAAGTACTAACCCGCAGACGCAAGTTTACACGATCGAAGGTTGTCCCAATATCGCTGCAAGGGCAAGGGCAAATTTTGAGCAACTGGGTCTTGAAAATATTCATTCTTACGTGGGGAATTTCGATGAAGTGTTGGATGATGTTTTGCAGGATATGACCGCCTTGGATTTTGTTTATATTGATGGTAATCATAGGAAATTGCCTACCATTGAATATTATAAAAAGTGCCTGGAAAAGGCGCACGATCAGACGGTATTCATCTTCGATGATATTCATTGGACCGATGATATGGAAGCGGCCTGGCAGGTAATTCAAGATCATCCTCAGACGATGGTCACGGTTGACTTATTTTTTATAGGCATGGTCTTTCTCCAAAAGGATTTTAAACATAAACAACATTATATCTTAAAGTATTAA
- the hemL gene encoding glutamate-1-semialdehyde 2,1-aminomutase produces MFTNSQTLFERARQVIPGGVNSPVRAFKSVGGTPLFMKSAKGAYMYDVDGNKFVDYINSWGPMILGHAYEPVVNAIQEYATYSTSFGAPTELEVKIAELIISMVPNIDMVRMVNSGTEACMSAIRLARGYTGKNKFIKFEGCYHGHADSFLVSAGSGVATLGIQSVPGVTSEVAADTLTAPYNNLPAVEELVAQHKDNIAAIIIEPVAGNMGCILPQPGFLEGLRKICDDNGIVFILDEVMTGFRLAAGGAQERLNIKADLVTFGKIIGGGMPVGAFAGKKEIMEHIAPAGKVYQAGTLSGNPIAMIAGYTLLQTLQQHPGIYEQLEAKTNSLVTGIKEALGAAGIIHRVNHIGSMMSVHFTEYPINDFEAASGANNELFKRFFHGMLERGVYLPPSAFESWFICNALSEADIQFTIDATKEAVQHLQ; encoded by the coding sequence ATGTTCACCAATAGTCAAACTTTATTCGAACGTGCCCGCCAGGTAATTCCCGGCGGGGTCAATTCACCGGTACGTGCATTCAAAAGCGTCGGCGGCACCCCGCTATTCATGAAATCCGCCAAGGGAGCTTATATGTATGATGTTGATGGCAATAAATTTGTTGACTACATCAATTCCTGGGGACCGATGATCCTTGGGCACGCATATGAACCCGTGGTGAATGCCATACAGGAATACGCCACCTACTCCACCTCTTTCGGTGCACCGACAGAATTGGAAGTGAAGATTGCCGAGTTAATTATCAGCATGGTTCCGAATATTGACATGGTACGCATGGTGAACTCCGGAACCGAGGCGTGTATGAGCGCCATCAGGTTAGCCAGGGGATATACCGGGAAAAATAAATTCATCAAGTTTGAAGGTTGCTACCACGGTCATGCCGATTCATTTTTAGTGAGCGCGGGCAGTGGCGTGGCGACCCTGGGCATACAATCTGTACCCGGTGTAACTTCCGAAGTAGCTGCCGATACGCTCACGGCGCCATATAATAATTTACCGGCCGTAGAAGAGTTAGTAGCACAACATAAAGATAATATCGCGGCCATCATCATAGAACCCGTGGCCGGGAACATGGGATGCATTTTACCGCAACCCGGTTTCCTCGAAGGCTTGAGAAAAATCTGTGACGATAACGGGATCGTATTCATCCTGGACGAGGTGATGACGGGCTTCAGGCTTGCGGCAGGCGGGGCACAAGAAAGATTAAACATAAAAGCCGACCTGGTTACTTTCGGTAAAATCATCGGCGGGGGAATGCCCGTGGGAGCATTTGCCGGTAAGAAAGAAATCATGGAACATATAGCGCCCGCCGGGAAAGTTTACCAGGCGGGAACCTTGAGCGGGAACCCTATTGCTATGATCGCGGGATATACGCTGTTGCAAACATTACAACAACACCCCGGGATTTACGAGCAATTGGAAGCAAAAACAAATAGCTTGGTAACGGGCATCAAGGAAGCACTGGGAGCCGCGGGTATCATCCACCGCGTTAATCATATCGGATCGATGATGAGCGTTCATTTTACCGAATACCCGATCAATGATTTCGAAGCAGCCTCCGGTGCTAATAACGAATTATTCAAACGTTTCTTCCACGGGATGTTGGAAAGAGGAGTTTATTTACCACCTTCCGCATTTGAATCCTGGTTTATCTGCAATGCTTTGAGCGAAGCGGATATCCAGTTTACAATCGATGCAACCAAAGAAGCGGTACAACATTTGCAGTGA
- the hemB gene encoding porphobilinogen synthase — protein sequence MMIRRNRILRTTPAIRAMVAETILTPSNFIAPLFVVEGNNIKEEISSMPGYFRYSLDLLVGEAKELWSLGVKSVLLFIKCEDNLKDNKGTEAINPDGLMQRAIKTVKNAIPEMVVMTDVALDPYSTYGHDGIVEGNEIVNDATVEVLAEMSLSHAQAGADFVAPSDMMDGRILAIREILEENSFTKTGIMAYSAKYASCFYGPFRDALDSAPGFGDKKTYQMDYANSLEAIKETIMDIDEGADIVMVKPAMAYLDIIKLLKDNVTVPISAYHVSGEYAMVKAAAKMGWLDENKTIIESLTSIRRAGASLIATYFAKDAAKLING from the coding sequence ATGATGATTAGGAGAAACAGGATATTGAGAACGACGCCAGCTATAAGAGCCATGGTCGCCGAAACAATTTTAACCCCGTCTAACTTTATAGCCCCTTTATTTGTTGTTGAAGGAAACAACATAAAGGAGGAGATCAGCTCCATGCCGGGATATTTTAGGTATTCATTGGATTTGCTCGTTGGTGAAGCGAAAGAACTTTGGTCCTTGGGAGTTAAGAGTGTTTTGCTGTTTATTAAATGTGAGGATAACCTGAAAGATAACAAGGGTACCGAAGCCATCAACCCCGATGGATTGATGCAAAGAGCTATCAAAACCGTTAAGAATGCGATACCGGAAATGGTAGTAATGACGGATGTAGCTTTAGACCCCTACTCCACCTACGGTCATGATGGTATCGTGGAAGGAAACGAAATCGTGAACGATGCTACCGTGGAAGTACTCGCAGAGATGAGTTTGAGCCACGCCCAGGCAGGAGCAGATTTCGTGGCGCCCAGCGATATGATGGACGGAAGGATACTAGCTATACGTGAAATATTGGAAGAAAACAGCTTTACGAAAACCGGCATCATGGCATACAGCGCCAAGTACGCCAGTTGTTTCTACGGGCCTTTCAGGGATGCGCTGGATTCAGCACCGGGCTTCGGGGATAAGAAAACTTACCAAATGGATTACGCCAATAGTTTGGAAGCCATCAAGGAAACCATTATGGATATCGATGAAGGAGCAGATATCGTGATGGTAAAACCGGCTATGGCTTACCTGGATATCATTAAACTATTGAAAGATAATGTAACCGTTCCGATCAGCGCCTACCATGTTAGCGGTGAATACGCGATGGTAAAAGCCGCCGCCAAGATGGGATGGTTAGACGAAAATAAAACGATTATCGAAAGCTTAACCAGCATCCGCCGCGCGGGAGCATCTCTGATAGCGACCTATTTCGCGAAAGATGCCGCCAAATTGATCAACGGATAA
- the hemF gene encoding oxygen-dependent coproporphyrinogen oxidase codes for MNIKDQFVDFIHNLQDEICTALEQADGKAKFREDKWEREGGGGGKSRVIAHGNVFEKGGVNTSVVHGQLPNTMAQQFGVQQDARFFACGISLVIHPLNPFVPTVHANFRYFELYNENGEKVDAWFGGGADLTPYYLEFEDGQHFHRTFKNACDPFGQEYYPRFKQQCDEYFVNKHRNNEARGIGGIFYDYQRVTETRSAEDLLAFSTANGKAFLDAYLPIVEKNKDKPYTDEHVQWQYYRRGRYVEFNLVHDRGTLFGLKTNGRTESILMSLPPLARWEYNYHTQPGSPEAQLETYLKPRDWIS; via the coding sequence ATGAATATAAAAGATCAATTCGTCGACTTTATTCACAACCTGCAAGATGAAATCTGTACCGCGTTGGAGCAGGCAGATGGAAAGGCCAAGTTCCGCGAAGACAAATGGGAACGCGAGGGCGGCGGCGGTGGTAAAAGTCGCGTGATCGCGCATGGAAACGTATTTGAAAAAGGCGGTGTCAACACCTCTGTCGTGCATGGACAATTACCGAATACCATGGCGCAACAGTTCGGAGTGCAGCAAGATGCCCGTTTTTTTGCCTGTGGCATCTCCCTGGTTATCCACCCCTTGAATCCTTTCGTGCCTACCGTGCACGCCAACTTCCGTTATTTCGAATTGTATAACGAGAACGGTGAAAAAGTAGATGCATGGTTTGGCGGCGGGGCGGATCTAACACCTTATTATCTTGAATTTGAGGATGGTCAACACTTCCACCGCACCTTTAAAAATGCTTGCGATCCTTTCGGGCAAGAATATTATCCCAGGTTCAAACAGCAATGCGATGAATATTTTGTCAATAAACACCGCAACAATGAAGCCAGGGGAATAGGCGGTATTTTTTATGATTATCAAAGGGTGACGGAAACGAGAAGCGCAGAAGACTTGTTAGCCTTTTCAACTGCAAACGGGAAAGCGTTCCTAGATGCTTATTTACCGATCGTTGAAAAAAATAAGGATAAGCCATATACCGATGAGCATGTCCAATGGCAATATTACCGGAGAGGACGCTACGTAGAGTTCAACCTGGTACACGACAGGGGCACTTTATTCGGGTTAAAAACTAATGGTAGAACCGAGTCAATCCTGATGAGCCTTCCGCCTTTAGCCCGTTGGGAATATAACTACCATACCCAGCCGGGAAGCCCCGAAGCCCAACTGGAGACGTATTTAAAGCCTAGGGATTGGATTTCATAG
- the hemE gene encoding uroporphyrinogen decarboxylase gives MTALKNDLLLKALRGEQTERVPVWMMRQAGRFLPDYIKLRDKYSFFERCQTPELATEITVMPVDQVGVDAAIIFSDILVVPQAMGMEVQLVEKVGPLLPNPIKTVEDLGRLHVPDVHEHLQYVFDALAMTKQALNGRVPLIGFAGAPWTLLCYMVQGKGSKTFDGAKAFCFQQPEVAHQLLQMITDTTIAYLKAQVKAGADCVQVFDSWGGLLSPADFKTYSLPYIEQIVKALKEDAPVIVFAKGAWFALPEMAATGANGLGLDWCCPPALARQFAGDQITLQGNFDPAKLLSPIPVIQSAVKEMIDAFGTQRYIANLGHGILPNVPVDHAKAFIETVKEYSAK, from the coding sequence ATGACTGCACTTAAAAATGATTTATTACTGAAAGCGTTACGCGGCGAACAAACGGAACGTGTACCTGTATGGATGATGCGTCAAGCGGGTCGTTTTTTACCCGATTATATTAAACTGCGCGATAAATATTCATTCTTCGAACGTTGTCAAACCCCGGAATTAGCCACGGAGATAACCGTAATGCCGGTAGATCAGGTAGGTGTAGATGCTGCTATTATCTTCTCCGATATCCTCGTGGTACCGCAAGCGATGGGTATGGAAGTACAATTGGTCGAAAAAGTTGGCCCGCTCCTACCCAATCCTATCAAAACCGTGGAGGATCTCGGAAGGTTGCATGTCCCTGATGTGCACGAACACCTGCAATACGTTTTCGATGCCCTGGCAATGACCAAGCAAGCCTTGAATGGCCGCGTTCCCTTGATAGGTTTCGCTGGCGCCCCTTGGACATTGTTATGTTACATGGTTCAAGGTAAAGGTTCCAAAACATTTGATGGCGCCAAGGCTTTCTGTTTTCAGCAACCGGAAGTAGCGCATCAATTATTGCAAATGATTACCGATACCACGATCGCCTACCTGAAAGCCCAGGTAAAAGCGGGGGCTGACTGTGTCCAGGTATTTGATTCATGGGGAGGGTTACTGAGTCCTGCTGATTTCAAAACATATTCTTTACCATATATAGAGCAAATTGTAAAAGCTTTGAAAGAAGATGCGCCTGTCATCGTATTTGCCAAAGGCGCCTGGTTTGCATTGCCTGAAATGGCTGCTACAGGTGCGAATGGACTGGGTTTGGACTGGTGCTGCCCACCGGCATTAGCAAGGCAATTTGCAGGAGATCAAATCACCTTGCAAGGCAATTTTGATCCGGCTAAATTATTATCGCCCATCCCGGTAATTCAATCCGCGGTAAAAGAAATGATCGATGCTTTCGGTACACAACGGTATATCGCTAACTTGGGACATGGTATATTACCAAACGTTCCGGTTGATCACGCGAAAGCATTTATCGAAACTGTAAAAGAATATTCTGCTAAATAA
- a CDS encoding uroporphyrinogen-III synthase, producing MHNNPFHILSTKALLPNQLETARQLGLSINEIPVLDIQPVISKSLEERISTLVNTNANVVFTSANAVKPLHTYYLEKNGYSPNWNIYCLQAGTLKSVQQLFPGSKVMQTAPDGKQLAEMIVRENIAKEIVFFCGNQRRDELPSILKAHGINLEEWIVYTNNAIPKQVDTRHYDAVLFFSPSGIRSFFSMNTLAAHTVCVAIGPTTASAIGSHTNNTVITAVEPSPENMLSTVSNYLKQHSKA from the coding sequence ATGCACAATAATCCTTTCCATATACTCAGCACCAAGGCATTACTTCCGAATCAATTGGAAACGGCAAGGCAATTGGGTTTATCGATCAACGAAATTCCCGTGCTGGATATCCAACCGGTCATCAGTAAAAGCCTGGAAGAGCGGATATCAACATTAGTCAATACAAATGCCAACGTGGTATTTACAAGCGCCAACGCCGTAAAACCATTGCATACATATTACTTGGAAAAGAATGGTTATTCCCCTAACTGGAATATCTACTGCCTGCAAGCAGGTACTTTGAAATCGGTGCAACAATTATTCCCCGGTTCAAAAGTGATGCAAACAGCGCCCGATGGGAAACAACTGGCGGAGATGATCGTCCGTGAAAATATAGCTAAAGAAATCGTATTCTTCTGCGGCAACCAACGGAGGGATGAACTACCCAGCATCTTGAAAGCACATGGTATCAACCTAGAAGAATGGATCGTTTATACGAATAACGCCATTCCGAAACAGGTGGATACCCGGCATTATGATGCCGTCCTGTTTTTCAGTCCCAGCGGTATCAGGAGTTTCTTTAGTATGAATACTTTAGCTGCGCACACGGTATGCGTAGCCATTGGTCCGACTACGGCTTCGGCCATCGGCTCACATACAAACAACACGGTGATTACCGCGGTGGAACCTTCACCGGAAAACATGTTATCAACAGTTTCAAATTATTTAAAACAACATAGCAAGGCATGA
- the hemC gene encoding hydroxymethylbilane synthase gives MQKIIRIGTRESQLALWQANTVKNLLEQQGHAVELVTIKSDGDIDLVTPLYEIGVQGIFTKSLDIALLNDKIDVAVHSMKDVPTQLPNGIIQAAVLERGPVKDLLVYKDSMDFLCDPHYTANIATSSIRRKAQWLRRYPQHQMHNLRGNVNTRLQKLANENWDAAIFATAGLERIGVRPATSIELDWMLPAPAQGAIMVVCKDHDDAIKQAIAPLNHLATALCTRIERDFLRTLMGGCTTPISAYATMDGESIHFEGSLCSLDGTEFFGIEKVVPLTDAPAVGIEAAQEILAQGGDAIIAAIKNAQ, from the coding sequence ATGCAGAAAATTATCCGCATAGGCACCAGGGAAAGTCAACTTGCACTCTGGCAGGCTAATACTGTTAAGAACTTGCTCGAACAACAAGGGCATGCCGTTGAACTGGTTACGATCAAAAGCGATGGTGACATCGACCTCGTAACCCCGCTGTATGAAATCGGGGTGCAAGGAATCTTCACCAAAAGCCTGGATATAGCGCTGCTCAATGATAAAATCGATGTGGCCGTACACTCCATGAAGGATGTTCCGACACAACTGCCTAACGGTATTATTCAAGCCGCCGTACTGGAAAGGGGACCAGTAAAAGACTTACTTGTATACAAGGATAGCATGGATTTTTTATGCGATCCCCATTATACGGCAAACATTGCGACGAGCAGCATCCGCCGGAAAGCGCAATGGCTTCGCCGGTACCCGCAGCATCAGATGCACAATCTGCGCGGCAATGTAAATACCCGCCTGCAAAAACTGGCCAATGAAAATTGGGACGCCGCTATTTTTGCTACGGCCGGGCTGGAACGAATCGGTGTAAGACCAGCTACCAGTATCGAACTGGATTGGATGTTACCCGCCCCGGCACAAGGAGCTATCATGGTAGTATGTAAAGATCATGACGATGCCATTAAACAGGCAATTGCCCCTTTGAACCACCTGGCTACCGCTCTCTGCACGAGGATCGAACGTGACTTTCTACGTACACTCATGGGCGGATGTACCACGCCGATCAGCGCTTATGCAACGATGGACGGTGAAAGCATCCATTTCGAGGGAAGCCTTTGCAGCCTCGATGGAACCGAATTTTTCGGCATCGAAAAAGTTGTCCCGTTAACAGATGCCCCGGCAGTCGGGATAGAAGCGGCCCAAGAAATTTTAGCACAAGGTGGCGATGCCATCATTGCAGCCATAAAAAATGCACAATAA
- the hemA gene encoding glutamyl-tRNA reductase, which yields MTAYSHGIGRYPSIFAPGSLLTIMQVNQPKNISNFHIVGINYKKTDATTRGAFAINQDQYQQILQDAKQSGLDDLFILSTCNRTEIYGFADNADQFFKLIDQHTIGNISQFQQLAYAKSGEEAVKHLYHVGSGLDSQILGDYEIVGQIKNAAKFSKQHGCVGTFMERLVNSVLQVSKLIKNETALSSGTVSVAFAAVRLLENKVPDITGKKIVLVGVGKIGRNTCKNMMQYLGTKDITLINRTATVAEDFAACNGLRCAPIENLAESIQDADIVLVATNAPHPTIHKAQLTNASPKLIVDLSIPFNVAPDVRELPHIDVVNVDELSKVQDETLERRMQEVPKALCLIEEHMQEFLYWFKMRKHAVVLKAVKDKLTEIHHREILQQKNGANYQFEDLEAVSSRIIQKMINLMAGKVRKEADKSDLYISMINDIFETGVNQE from the coding sequence ATGACAGCCTACAGCCACGGGATTGGCCGCTATCCAAGTATTTTTGCACCCGGAAGCTTATTAACAATCATGCAGGTCAACCAGCCTAAGAACATATCGAATTTTCATATTGTTGGAATCAACTATAAGAAAACAGATGCAACTACCAGGGGAGCGTTTGCAATTAACCAGGATCAATATCAACAGATCTTGCAAGATGCTAAGCAATCAGGGTTAGATGATTTGTTTATCCTTTCTACCTGTAACAGGACAGAAATTTATGGTTTTGCCGACAATGCCGATCAGTTTTTTAAATTGATCGATCAACATACTATTGGCAACATTTCGCAGTTCCAACAATTAGCCTACGCCAAATCCGGTGAGGAAGCTGTAAAGCACCTTTATCATGTTGGTTCCGGTTTGGATTCCCAGATTTTAGGGGATTATGAAATCGTCGGACAAATCAAGAATGCCGCGAAATTTTCAAAACAGCATGGCTGCGTCGGAACTTTCATGGAGCGCTTGGTCAATAGCGTATTGCAAGTATCAAAGTTGATAAAAAATGAAACGGCCCTCAGCTCGGGTACCGTTTCCGTAGCTTTTGCAGCAGTTCGTTTGTTGGAAAATAAAGTGCCCGATATTACCGGCAAAAAAATCGTCTTGGTAGGTGTCGGCAAAATTGGCCGCAATACCTGCAAAAACATGATGCAATACCTCGGTACAAAAGATATCACGCTGATTAACCGTACTGCTACCGTGGCCGAAGATTTCGCTGCCTGCAACGGTTTAAGATGCGCACCCATCGAGAATTTAGCGGAATCCATTCAAGATGCGGATATCGTATTGGTTGCAACAAATGCACCGCATCCAACTATACATAAGGCACAATTAACAAATGCCAGCCCCAAGCTAATCGTTGACCTCTCCATCCCGTTCAACGTGGCCCCGGATGTCAGGGAACTCCCTCATATCGATGTCGTGAACGTGGATGAATTATCCAAGGTGCAGGACGAAACCCTCGAAAGAAGGATGCAGGAAGTACCGAAAGCCCTTTGCTTGATCGAGGAACATATGCAGGAATTCCTGTACTGGTTCAAGATGCGCAAACATGCCGTGGTACTGAAAGCCGTAAAAGATAAACTCACGGAGATCCACCACCGGGAAATTTTACAACAGAAAAATGGAGCGAATTATCAATTCGAAGACCTCGAAGCCGTGTCATCCAGGATCATCCAAAAAATGATTAACCTGATGGCAGGAAAAGTGAGGAAAGAGGCAGATAAAAGCGACCTCTACATCTCCATGATCAACGATATATTTGAGACTGGCGTTAATCAAGAATAA
- the hemH gene encoding ferrochelatase → MEAKEGIGVVLMNLGSPDSTSVPDVKKYLNEFLMDGRVIDYPYLFRKVLVEWMIVPKRAPNSAEAYKSIWWPEGSPLMVLTEQLQRAVQDKINIPVEIAMRYGSPSPEMAFDNLLEKVPNLKEVILLPLYPHYAMSSYETAVEYAKYWHKKKKYDFKLNIIQPYYRDPAYIKALAASMRPYLESDYDYLLFSYHGVPVRHIKKGDVTHHHCMEVSDCCHVESVAHTQCYKHQVTVTSELVAKELGIPTGKWGMSFQSRLGKDEWVKPYTAEQFERLPQQGVKKLLVACPAFVSDCLETLEEIAVEGKHTFMENGGESFTMIPCMNVQEDWVNTAAQYCRERM, encoded by the coding sequence ATGGAAGCTAAAGAAGGTATAGGCGTCGTATTGATGAACTTAGGATCCCCTGATTCAACTTCGGTACCGGATGTCAAAAAGTATTTAAACGAGTTTTTGATGGATGGTCGTGTCATTGACTATCCTTATTTGTTTAGGAAGGTATTAGTTGAATGGATGATAGTCCCCAAGAGGGCGCCCAACTCCGCCGAGGCTTACAAGTCGATCTGGTGGCCGGAAGGTTCGCCGTTGATGGTACTGACGGAACAGCTACAACGGGCGGTCCAAGATAAAATCAATATCCCGGTAGAGATCGCGATGCGGTACGGTAGCCCTTCCCCGGAAATGGCTTTCGATAACTTGCTAGAAAAAGTACCCAATCTCAAGGAAGTGATCCTGCTGCCGTTATATCCACACTACGCGATGTCGAGCTACGAGACCGCCGTGGAATACGCGAAATATTGGCATAAGAAAAAGAAATACGATTTTAAACTCAATATCATACAGCCCTACTACCGCGATCCCGCTTATATCAAGGCCTTAGCGGCCAGCATGCGTCCTTACCTTGAAAGCGATTACGATTACTTGTTATTCAGCTATCACGGTGTTCCGGTGAGGCATATAAAAAAGGGTGATGTAACGCATCATCATTGCATGGAGGTGAGCGATTGTTGCCATGTAGAATCCGTGGCCCATACGCAATGTTACAAGCACCAGGTTACCGTCACATCCGAGTTGGTAGCAAAAGAGCTGGGCATCCCCACGGGGAAATGGGGCATGTCTTTCCAATCCAGGTTAGGCAAAGATGAATGGGTGAAGCCTTATACGGCAGAACAGTTTGAAAGATTGCCGCAGCAAGGTGTGAAAAAATTATTAGTTGCCTGCCCGGCCTTCGTATCCGATTGCCTGGAAACTTTAGAAGAAATAGCGGTAGAAGGTAAACATACTTTCATGGAAAACGGTGGTGAATCATTCACCATGATCCCGTGCATGAACGTGCAGGAAGATTGGGTGAATACGGCAGCGCAATATTGCCGCGAAAGGATGTAA